Proteins from a genomic interval of Kitasatospora kifunensis:
- a CDS encoding beta-ketoacyl-[acyl-carrier-protein] synthase family protein, translating to MTGIGVMLPNTTTVEEFWGNISGGRSQIGRLTRFDGDEHGLPVYSAAEIGTFDHRSFLPELRDNHAAKYTREILIAMSAVEQARQDAGLDIGYHDPRRIGVLMSSSRGPFAWWQRVLTGEEPGAFGDKGAMFRGLPGCPASLSAIYTGAQGLVSTVSNACVGGHQAIGLALRELRSGSADAMLVGGHEFPIVPEVAKCYAAMGGGVMSTERDHPSRAVRPYSADREGFALGEGSVVVCLERESVARARGARIYAEVLEARTFNEAAHATSMDLTGKLTASFVQDLLADAGRTAEEVGYYCAHGTATRYNDLAESRAMRALYPERRLGQLPPISSNKPIYGHTFGIAGIINVAATSLMLHHQRLAPTINLSTRDPECDHDHVFEGARDTEFDLAVSLSFAFGSQTAVVALGASS from the coding sequence GTGACCGGCATCGGTGTCATGCTGCCGAACACGACCACCGTGGAGGAGTTCTGGGGCAACATATCCGGTGGCCGCTCCCAGATCGGCAGACTCACTCGGTTCGACGGCGACGAGCACGGCCTGCCGGTCTACTCAGCCGCCGAGATCGGCACTTTCGACCACCGGTCGTTCCTGCCCGAACTGCGTGACAACCACGCCGCCAAGTACACCCGCGAGATTCTGATCGCGATGTCGGCGGTCGAGCAGGCCAGGCAGGACGCCGGCCTCGACATCGGCTACCACGACCCGCGCCGAATCGGTGTGCTGATGTCCTCCTCGCGCGGGCCGTTCGCCTGGTGGCAGCGGGTGCTGACCGGCGAGGAGCCCGGCGCGTTCGGCGACAAGGGCGCGATGTTCCGCGGTCTGCCCGGGTGCCCGGCCTCGCTCTCCGCGATCTACACCGGCGCCCAGGGCCTGGTCAGCACGGTGAGCAACGCCTGCGTCGGCGGCCACCAGGCGATCGGGCTGGCCCTGCGCGAGCTGCGCTCCGGCTCCGCCGACGCGATGCTGGTCGGCGGGCACGAGTTCCCGATCGTCCCCGAGGTGGCCAAGTGCTACGCCGCGATGGGCGGCGGCGTGATGTCCACCGAGCGGGACCACCCGAGTCGCGCGGTGCGCCCGTACAGCGCGGACCGCGAGGGCTTCGCGCTCGGCGAGGGCTCCGTGGTGGTCTGCCTGGAGCGCGAGTCGGTGGCCCGGGCCCGGGGGGCGCGGATCTACGCCGAGGTGCTGGAGGCCCGTACCTTCAACGAGGCCGCGCACGCCACCAGCATGGACCTGACCGGCAAGCTCACCGCCTCCTTCGTCCAGGACCTGCTGGCGGACGCGGGGCGGACGGCCGAGGAGGTCGGCTACTACTGCGCCCACGGCACCGCCACCCGCTACAACGACCTCGCGGAGAGCCGGGCGATGCGCGCCCTGTACCCCGAGCGGCGCCTGGGCCAACTGCCCCCGATCAGCTCCAACAAGCCGATCTACGGCCACACTTTCGGCATCGCCGGGATCATCAACGTCGCCGCCACCAGCCTGATGCTGCACCACCAGCGCCTGGCGCCGACCATCAACCTGTCCACCCGGGATCCGGAGTGCGACCACGACCACGTCTTCGAGGGCGCCCGGGACACCGAGTTCGACCTCGCCGTCTCGCTCTCCTTCGCCTTCGGCAGCCAGACCGCCGTGGTGGCCCTCGGAGCCTCGTCATGA
- a CDS encoding phosphotransferase family protein: MTTQISDAATVVNPDALLDWLREARPELRIEAPELTLIAGGRSNLTYQLDGGPYPLVLRRPPLGHVLATAHDMGREYRVMSALAPTPVPVPRMVAHCADADVLGAPFYLMEKVDGVIHRSVADLERLDAAAGRELGHALVDALAALHSVDPAEVGLARFGRPDGFMERQLTRWAGQLAASRSRELPGVEELVERLTLTRPNSPRPALVHGDYRLDNVIFDATEPGRIAAVLDWEMAALGDPLSDLGVFCVYWDGLGGLGAAVPPTPGSLHGWPSSAALVERYARAAGVPVTTLDWYVAFGFFKIAVILEGIHYRHSRGLTLGGGFDDISEAVPVLVERGLRTLARL, encoded by the coding sequence ATGACGACTCAGATCTCCGATGCGGCAACCGTGGTCAACCCGGACGCGCTGCTCGACTGGCTCCGAGAGGCCCGCCCCGAGCTGCGGATCGAGGCACCGGAACTGACCCTGATCGCCGGCGGCCGCTCCAACCTCACCTACCAACTGGACGGCGGTCCCTACCCGTTGGTGCTGCGCCGACCGCCGCTCGGCCATGTGCTGGCCACCGCGCACGACATGGGCCGCGAGTACCGGGTGATGAGCGCGCTGGCGCCGACGCCCGTGCCGGTGCCGCGGATGGTCGCGCACTGTGCGGACGCCGACGTGCTGGGCGCGCCCTTCTACCTGATGGAGAAGGTGGACGGCGTCATCCACCGCAGTGTGGCCGACCTGGAGCGACTGGACGCGGCGGCGGGGCGGGAGCTCGGACACGCGCTGGTCGACGCGCTCGCGGCGCTGCACTCGGTGGACCCGGCCGAGGTCGGACTGGCGCGGTTCGGGCGCCCTGACGGCTTCATGGAACGCCAGCTCACCCGCTGGGCGGGCCAGTTGGCGGCCTCCCGGAGCAGGGAGCTGCCCGGCGTCGAGGAGCTGGTGGAGCGGCTGACGCTGACCCGGCCGAACTCGCCGCGGCCCGCGCTGGTGCACGGTGACTACCGCCTCGACAACGTCATCTTCGACGCCACCGAGCCCGGCCGGATCGCCGCGGTGCTGGACTGGGAGATGGCCGCGCTCGGCGACCCGCTCAGCGACCTGGGCGTCTTCTGCGTGTACTGGGACGGTCTCGGCGGCCTGGGCGCCGCCGTGCCGCCGACGCCGGGCAGCCTGCACGGCTGGCCCTCCAGTGCCGCGCTGGTCGAGCGCTACGCGCGGGCCGCCGGGGTGCCGGTGACGACCCTCGACTGGTACGTCGCGTTCGGCTTCTTCAAGATCGCGGTGATCCTCGAGGGCATCCACTACCGCCACTCCCGGGGGCTCACCCTGGGCGGCGGCTTCGACGACATCTCCGAGGCCGTGCCGGTCCTGGTGGAGCGCGGTCTGCGGACGCTGGCGCGGCTCTGA
- a CDS encoding acyl-CoA dehydrogenase family protein, with protein sequence MEFEYDAKTRELRERLLAFMAEHVYPAERVAAEQSAAAAGRWDRPPVLDELKTKARAQGLWNLFLPHSPAGAGLTNLQYAPLAEITGRSPFLAPEALNCSAPDTGNMEVLEMFGTEAQRKQWLEPLLDGTIRSAFCMTEPEVASSDAGNISTRIERDGDEYVITGRKWWSSGALSPHCELLVVMGKTDPQADRHRQQSMILVPKDTPGVRLVRGMELFGYDHGPHGGHAEIVFDGVRVPAANLIGAPGDGFAIAQARLGPGRIHHAMRLIGMAERAFELLCARVTVRQAFGGPIADQGVVQDWIAEARVRIEQARLLVLKTAWLMDTVGNKGAHTEIQAIKIVTPALAEWVIDKAIQAHGAGGVSQDFPLAELWAHARTLRFADGPDEVHKRSLARRELRPYRPQR encoded by the coding sequence ATGGAGTTCGAGTACGACGCCAAGACCCGGGAACTACGCGAACGCCTCCTGGCGTTCATGGCCGAGCACGTCTATCCGGCCGAGCGGGTCGCCGCCGAGCAGAGTGCCGCCGCGGCCGGCCGCTGGGACCGTCCGCCGGTGCTGGACGAACTGAAGACGAAGGCGCGGGCCCAGGGCCTGTGGAACCTCTTCCTCCCGCACTCCCCGGCCGGCGCCGGACTGACCAACCTGCAGTACGCGCCGCTGGCCGAGATCACAGGCCGCAGCCCGTTCCTGGCACCGGAGGCGCTCAACTGCTCGGCGCCCGACACCGGGAACATGGAGGTGCTGGAGATGTTCGGCACCGAGGCGCAGCGCAAGCAGTGGCTGGAGCCGCTGCTGGACGGCACGATCCGCTCGGCCTTCTGCATGACCGAGCCCGAGGTGGCCTCCTCCGACGCCGGGAACATCTCCACCCGGATCGAGCGGGACGGCGACGAGTACGTGATCACCGGCCGCAAGTGGTGGTCGAGCGGCGCGCTGAGCCCGCACTGCGAGCTGCTGGTGGTGATGGGCAAGACCGACCCGCAGGCCGACCGGCACCGGCAACAGAGCATGATCCTGGTGCCCAAGGACACCCCCGGCGTGCGGCTGGTCCGGGGCATGGAGCTCTTCGGCTACGACCACGGCCCGCACGGCGGCCACGCCGAGATCGTCTTCGACGGGGTGCGGGTGCCCGCCGCCAACCTGATCGGCGCGCCCGGGGACGGCTTCGCGATCGCCCAGGCGCGCCTGGGTCCCGGCCGGATCCACCACGCGATGCGGCTGATCGGCATGGCCGAGCGGGCCTTCGAGCTGCTCTGCGCCCGGGTGACGGTCCGTCAGGCCTTCGGTGGCCCGATCGCCGACCAGGGCGTGGTGCAGGACTGGATCGCCGAGGCCCGGGTGCGGATCGAGCAGGCCCGGCTGCTGGTGCTCAAGACGGCCTGGCTGATGGACACGGTCGGCAACAAGGGCGCGCACACCGAGATCCAGGCCATCAAGATCGTCACTCCGGCGCTCGCCGAGTGGGTGATCGACAAGGCGATCCAGGCGCACGGCGCCGGCGGCGTCTCGCAGGACTTCCCGCTGGCCGAACTCTGGGCGCATGCAAGGACCCTGCGCTTCGCGGACGGCCCGGACGAGGTGCACAAGCGCTCGCTGGCCCGCCGCGAGCTGCGGCCCTACCGTCCGCAGCGCTGA